Proteins co-encoded in one Rhodococcus sp. PAMC28707 genomic window:
- a CDS encoding DUF6764 family protein gives MSTASMTAVKRSLGGVAAIGTALAFAALVPATASAAPVGCTTAPGGNAAASLVGNSQCDSQADATSAAAGYGFDGWGSANAMANAAALALGFNGGIAVADGTAGGGPAAIAFGPGSLAENSAVGLGLSIAIAGPGATVTLTPTGALCQGPGIAGSFTTLQGCIG, from the coding sequence ATGTCCACAGCCAGCATGACAGCAGTGAAGAGAAGTCTCGGCGGCGTAGCAGCCATCGGCACAGCACTGGCGTTCGCCGCACTCGTTCCCGCGACGGCGTCCGCCGCCCCGGTCGGATGTACGACTGCACCGGGCGGCAACGCTGCAGCGTCGCTGGTCGGAAACTCCCAGTGCGACAGTCAGGCCGATGCCACGAGCGCGGCAGCCGGATACGGTTTCGACGGCTGGGGATCTGCCAACGCCATGGCCAACGCAGCAGCACTCGCTCTAGGATTCAACGGCGGCATCGCGGTAGCGGACGGCACGGCGGGCGGAGGACCGGCTGCGATCGCATTCGGACCGGGCAGCCTCGCGGAAAACTCGGCCGTCGGACTGGGGCTGTCCATCGCGATTGCCGGCCCGGGTGCCACCGTCACGCTGACCCCCACCGGTGCCTTATGCCAGGGACCCGGCATCGCGGGGAGCTTCACCACCCTGCAGGGCTGCATCGGCTGA
- a CDS encoding hemolysin family protein produces the protein MSDPWIVLAVTVGLIAASAFFVAVEFALLAAKRHRLEDAASISRSARAALRSSSELTVLLAGSQLGITLCTLALGATTKPAVHHWLTPAFESWGIAYWVSDVAGFVLALIIVTFLHLVVGEMAPKSWAIAHPERSATLLAIPMRGFMWLTRPILIALNGMANWCLRKVGVEPSEQLASGQNAEDLRQLVEHSVNVGALDISYSAQISGALDLQKLVVRDLLMSPGLPVSVSSAATIADVRAASIESGHLRILVRDDEIVSGVVHVRDTLNGDVTLSEITRPVLTLQVETPVYVALASMRETSNHLALVVDGQQTLGVVTLSDVLSWLLPTATLPG, from the coding sequence ATGAGCGATCCGTGGATCGTGCTGGCGGTCACCGTCGGACTGATCGCTGCAAGTGCATTCTTCGTCGCCGTGGAGTTCGCGTTGCTTGCGGCAAAGCGTCACCGGCTCGAGGATGCGGCGAGCATCAGCAGGTCGGCACGAGCGGCCCTGCGTAGTTCGAGTGAGCTGACGGTGCTGCTGGCAGGTTCACAGCTCGGCATCACCCTGTGCACGTTGGCACTCGGCGCCACCACCAAACCCGCCGTTCACCATTGGCTCACACCGGCTTTCGAGTCCTGGGGTATCGCGTACTGGGTGTCGGACGTGGCCGGCTTCGTGCTCGCGCTCATCATCGTCACCTTTCTTCATCTCGTGGTCGGCGAAATGGCACCGAAGTCGTGGGCCATCGCTCATCCGGAACGGTCCGCGACGTTGCTGGCCATTCCGATGCGCGGGTTCATGTGGCTGACTCGCCCGATACTCATCGCTCTCAACGGTATGGCGAACTGGTGCCTACGCAAGGTCGGCGTCGAACCATCGGAACAGCTCGCCTCGGGACAGAACGCCGAGGACCTGCGCCAGCTGGTGGAACATTCCGTCAATGTCGGGGCGCTGGACATCAGCTACTCGGCGCAGATCTCCGGTGCGCTGGACTTGCAGAAGCTGGTGGTTCGTGACCTGCTGATGTCGCCGGGTCTGCCCGTGTCGGTGTCCTCGGCAGCAACGATCGCAGACGTCCGAGCGGCGTCGATCGAGTCGGGGCACCTGCGCATTCTCGTGCGCGACGATGAGATCGTCAGCGGTGTAGTCCATGTTCGCGACACCCTCAACGGCGATGTCACCCTCTCCGAGATCACTCGCCCCGTACTCACCTTGCAGGTAGAAACTCCGGTGTACGTCGCACTGGCTTCGATGCGCGAGACGAGCAATCATCTTGCGCTTGTCGTCGATGGACAGCAGACGCTCGGCGTGGTGACGCTGTCCGATGTCCTCTCGTGGCTGTTGCCGACTGCCACCTTGCCCGGCTGA
- a CDS encoding ABC transporter substrate-binding protein has translation MPLHTHSSATLDRRLFIRGLIGGAAALGLAACTGTARPATLLTSKSAIPTEFAPDTTLKISSPLGSVALALGLSSLKNELRFQVPEWPNVTAGPDVINAFRSKSLDVATNAGLPPIQAEYQGLDAKIVAVQLTRTPNYAFATKPGSDIETVKDFAGKTLAFSQGQAQGAVLLRALEEAGIAQSEVTLTNLTSNQFLTALQSGQVDVAVLGNSQVPKYLEQYRADGARVITTDVVDLLSILWAPTTVLEDGDKAAALASYIPIWARANIWIWENPEIWAQKFYVETQNLAPADARAVIALANRPIYPPTWDEAIGWQQKNIELLSAAGFVDSFDAETLFDRRFENILADAIDTEYRS, from the coding sequence ATGCCTCTCCATACCCATTCTTCTGCAACGCTTGACAGACGATTGTTCATTCGTGGGCTCATCGGTGGTGCCGCCGCACTAGGACTCGCGGCTTGCACTGGAACCGCCCGCCCTGCAACACTTCTCACGAGCAAGAGCGCCATCCCTACCGAGTTTGCACCCGATACCACGCTGAAGATCTCGTCCCCGCTGGGATCGGTGGCGCTGGCGTTGGGCTTGTCTTCACTGAAAAACGAACTGCGCTTCCAAGTTCCGGAGTGGCCCAACGTCACTGCAGGACCCGACGTCATCAATGCATTCCGCTCCAAGTCCCTCGATGTCGCAACGAATGCCGGACTACCTCCGATCCAAGCCGAGTATCAGGGACTCGATGCAAAAATCGTGGCAGTGCAGTTGACGCGAACTCCCAACTACGCCTTTGCAACCAAGCCGGGGTCCGACATCGAGACCGTGAAGGACTTCGCCGGAAAGACGCTCGCATTTTCACAGGGACAAGCCCAAGGCGCAGTCCTGCTGCGTGCCTTGGAAGAAGCCGGAATCGCTCAGTCGGAGGTGACGCTGACAAATCTGACCAGCAACCAGTTTCTCACTGCATTGCAGTCCGGGCAGGTCGACGTGGCAGTGTTGGGCAACTCCCAGGTGCCCAAGTATCTGGAGCAGTACCGGGCCGACGGCGCCAGGGTCATCACTACCGACGTGGTCGATCTGCTCAGCATCCTGTGGGCACCGACCACCGTGCTCGAAGACGGCGACAAGGCGGCGGCACTCGCGTCCTACATCCCTATCTGGGCGCGCGCCAACATCTGGATCTGGGAGAACCCGGAGATCTGGGCGCAGAAGTTCTACGTCGAAACTCAGAATCTGGCGCCGGCCGACGCCCGAGCAGTGATCGCGCTGGCCAACCGGCCCATCTATCCGCCCACCTGGGACGAGGCCATCGGGTGGCAGCAGAAGAATATCGAACTGCTCTCCGCTGCAGGCTTCGTCGATTCGTTCGACGCCGAGACACTGTTCGACCGGCGATTCGAGAACATCCTCGCCGACGCGATCGACACCGAGTACCGGAGCTGA
- a CDS encoding MarR family transcriptional regulator encodes MSTSEFSEAMLALTRRLRKQRPVPYLTPSQMQILGDVERSGGSSAPVDLAAMQGVRIQSLTSNLNALEAEGLVTRTPDTSDRRRLLIVVTAEGTTLVAADRAQRDKWLADAMDEELTQLERDVLHLSAPILWKLARRADSAGVIDLPARLVNHVER; translated from the coding sequence ATGAGCACCTCGGAGTTCAGCGAGGCGATGCTCGCTTTGACGAGAAGGTTGCGCAAGCAGCGCCCGGTGCCCTACCTGACGCCGAGTCAGATGCAGATTCTCGGCGACGTCGAGCGAAGCGGCGGATCGAGCGCCCCCGTAGATCTCGCTGCGATGCAGGGCGTGCGGATCCAGTCGCTGACAAGTAATCTCAACGCCCTCGAAGCAGAGGGTTTGGTGACCCGCACCCCGGACACCTCCGATCGGCGACGATTGTTGATCGTGGTGACCGCCGAAGGAACGACTCTCGTCGCAGCGGACCGTGCACAGCGCGACAAGTGGCTCGCCGACGCGATGGACGAGGAGCTCACTCAGCTCGAACGCGACGTCCTTCATCTATCGGCTCCCATCCTCTGGAAACTCGCCCGACGGGCGGATTCCGCCGGGGTGATTGACCTTCCAGCGAGGCTCGTGAACCATGTAGAGCGTTAA
- a CDS encoding hemolysin family protein: MSEVLALLLGILVVFLITVVTGYFVAQEFAYMTVDRSRLKARAEAGDTGARRTLEVTKRTSFMLSGAQLGITVTGLLVGYVAEPLIGQSLGTLLGGVGIPTAVGIGIGAVVALLFSTFIQMLFGELFPKNFAIARPEPVARWLSLSTTMYLKLFGWLITIFDQSSNLLLKALKIEPVHDVEHSATLRDLEHIVAESRGSGDLPDELSDLLDRILDFPTRTVEHAMIPRSRAATVRAHDSLASVTALMGHEHSRYPVLDEDDGIVGVVHLQDILIAVDRPDAEVREFVRPALILPETQALPDAVLELQSSKNQLACVIDEYGGLTGVVTIEDLAEELVGEITDEHDAGEVDPTPISAEDGTWTMGGEVHIDEVERSIDHDLPGGDYETIAGLIISHHGALPSVGTVVEVELPADSADLVNDDDEVPERYVVLEVLEIDNYVPSTVRLQLRQRDSRSSDHPDDTHRSDDREKDSHR; the protein is encoded by the coding sequence ATGAGCGAAGTGCTCGCCCTCCTTCTCGGCATCCTCGTCGTCTTCCTTATCACGGTCGTCACCGGCTATTTCGTGGCGCAGGAATTTGCTTACATGACCGTGGATCGGTCTCGACTCAAAGCTCGCGCAGAGGCCGGTGACACAGGCGCGCGGCGCACTCTCGAGGTCACCAAGCGCACCTCGTTCATGCTGTCCGGCGCGCAACTCGGTATCACGGTGACCGGACTTCTCGTCGGTTACGTGGCAGAGCCGCTCATCGGACAATCCCTGGGCACACTGCTCGGCGGGGTCGGTATTCCGACCGCGGTCGGAATAGGTATCGGCGCCGTAGTAGCGCTGCTGTTCTCGACCTTCATCCAGATGTTGTTCGGCGAGCTGTTTCCCAAGAACTTCGCAATCGCCCGGCCCGAGCCGGTCGCACGCTGGTTGTCCTTGTCGACAACGATGTATCTGAAGTTGTTCGGATGGCTCATCACCATCTTCGACCAGTCATCGAATCTGCTGCTGAAAGCGCTGAAGATCGAGCCGGTCCACGACGTCGAACATTCTGCGACACTTCGCGACCTCGAACACATCGTTGCCGAGTCGCGGGGTTCCGGCGATCTGCCCGACGAGTTGTCCGATCTCCTCGATCGGATTCTCGACTTCCCGACGCGAACCGTCGAGCATGCGATGATTCCGCGATCTCGCGCCGCGACTGTGCGTGCCCACGATTCGCTGGCAAGTGTCACGGCTTTGATGGGACACGAGCATTCACGTTATCCAGTGCTGGACGAAGATGACGGCATCGTGGGTGTGGTGCATCTGCAGGACATTCTGATTGCGGTAGATCGGCCGGACGCCGAAGTCCGCGAGTTCGTTCGCCCGGCATTGATTCTGCCGGAGACGCAGGCACTTCCCGATGCTGTTCTCGAATTGCAGTCATCGAAGAATCAGCTCGCCTGTGTGATCGATGAATACGGCGGATTGACGGGTGTCGTCACCATCGAGGACTTGGCCGAGGAGCTCGTCGGGGAGATTACCGACGAGCACGACGCCGGCGAAGTCGATCCGACACCGATCTCAGCCGAGGACGGTACCTGGACGATGGGCGGTGAGGTTCATATCGATGAGGTCGAACGTTCCATCGATCATGATCTGCCCGGCGGTGACTACGAAACGATCGCCGGTTTGATCATCTCCCATCATGGAGCTTTGCCCAGCGTCGGAACCGTAGTGGAAGTCGAGCTGCCCGCCGATTCGGCCGACCTGGTGAACGACGACGACGAAGTTCCGGAGCGGTACGTAGTTCTCGAGGTGCTCGAGATCGACAACTACGTCCCTTCGACGGTCAGACTTCAACTGAGACAACGCGATTCGCGTAGCAGTGACCATCCCGACGATACTCACCGCTCCGATGACCGAGAAAAGGATTCCCACCGATGA